The Magnetovibrio sp. DNA window GGGTGATATGGTGCTCGATGCCGACGAATTGCGGGCTTACTATCGTGACGGCGCCACCGGGGGCAGCGAGATTTTTCGTCTCGATGCCATCGGCAACGTGCGCATCACCTCGCCGGGACGCGTGGCAACGGGCGGACGGGCCGTTTATGACGTCGACAAATCCGTGGTGGTGCTGAAAGAAGGCAATCCGGTGAAGTTGATTTCCGGGGCCGACATCATCATCGCAAAAGGTCAGTTGGAGTTTTGGGACAAGCGTTCGTTGGCGGTGGCGCGCGGCGGCGCGCAGGCGGCGCGGGTCGACAAGCGCATCCGCGCCGATGTCTTGACCGCGCATTTTTCCAAAGGCGAGGGCGGAAAAACGCAGGTTGAACTGATCGAAGCGTTCGACAACGTCCGTATTGACACGGCCAACGAACAGGTCTTTTCTGATCGTGCTGCATATAATGTGCCAACTGGGCTTGCCCGGCTCACAGGTTCGGTTAAGATTGAACGCGGCGGCAATCAATTGAATGGTTGCAGCGCGGACATCGACCTCAACACCGGCATCAGCCGCTTGAACAGCTGTGAAGGTGCGGGGGTCAGTGGCACCACGGCGGGCGCGCAAACGCCCAGCGCCTCGACACCGGGCCGCGTACATGGCGTTTTGACGCCGAAGGACCGAAAATAACCGCCGCGTCAACGGAACGCGGACGAAAGGACGACAGAGCAAACCATGGACGAGACCGGCAACTCCAGCGCCAACCGCCCCACACAGCCCGCCTTCAAGGTGGTGGCGGACGCCGATACGGCGCCGGCACGCGGTCTGGTGGCGCAGACGTTGGGCAAACGCTACAAGAAACGCCCCGTGGTTTCCGATGTTTCCATGACCATTCAACGCGGCGAAGCGGTCGG harbors:
- a CDS encoding LptA/OstA family protein, with the protein product MMRTANLVSLLLAVVCAAAVSAASGAWAQGLDLRGGEDGLPIAINASGGIEWNQEEKVFIASGPAKATQGDMVLDADELRAYYRDGATGGSEIFRLDAIGNVRITSPGRVATGGRAVYDVDKSVVVLKEGNPVKLISGADIIIAKGQLEFWDKRSLAVARGGAQAARVDKRIRADVLTAHFSKGEGGKTQVELIEAFDNVRIDTANEQVFSDRAAYNVPTGLARLTGSVKIERGGNQLNGCSADIDLNTGISRLNSCEGAGVSGTTAGAQTPSASTPGRVHGVLTPKDRK